From Candidatus Zixiibacteriota bacterium, a single genomic window includes:
- a CDS encoding methylated-DNA--[protein]-cysteine S-methyltransferase has product MLDNNIRSIQYCDLDSPLGPMIAGATESGICFLEWHDRGGVERIKERVVKRYKREVIAGTNDHLLRLKTELNAYFAGALKDFTVLIDVTGTPFERLVWKQLQIIPYGVTRSYGNLAEFLGKPGAQRAVGRANGANYLSIVIPCHRVIESTGKLRGYGGGLWRKQALLDLEGAKTIQPLAQIQTRLFQTETPH; this is encoded by the coding sequence ATGCTCGATAATAACATTAGGTCAATCCAATACTGTGATCTGGATAGTCCGCTCGGACCGATGATTGCCGGAGCCACTGAAAGCGGAATCTGTTTTCTCGAATGGCATGACCGCGGGGGAGTGGAACGAATCAAAGAACGTGTGGTCAAACGCTACAAGCGCGAGGTCATTGCAGGCACAAATGATCACCTGCTTCGACTGAAAACAGAATTGAATGCCTATTTCGCAGGTGCCTTGAAAGATTTTACTGTTTTAATTGATGTCACAGGCACACCCTTCGAGAGACTGGTCTGGAAACAATTGCAGATTATTCCCTATGGCGTGACGCGCTCGTATGGCAACCTTGCGGAATTTCTCGGCAAACCGGGCGCGCAGCGGGCTGTCGGAAGAGCCAATGGCGCAAATTATCTATCTATCGTCATTCCCTGCCACCGGGTTATCGAGTCGACCGGCAAACTTCGCGGCTACGGCGGCGGTCTTTGGCGCAAACAGGCATTGTTGGACTTAGAAGGCGCCAAAACAATTCAGCCACTTGCGCAGATACAAACGCGCCTTTTTCAAACAGAAACTCCGCACTGA
- a CDS encoding Ada metal-binding domain-containing protein has translation MLSYEKMVRAMREKDSGFNGQFYIGVHSTGIYCLPSCTARAPLLKNVRFYPSREDALSAGLRGCKRCKSDKYPDVLPDWVKRLITFMRENKTIRLTEHDLSVASGVDITTVRRHFRAQLEMTPLAFHRRQRLLNAQGLLSAGSTTLDAAYESGYESPSGFNAAYKKEFGFSPGRSHAR, from the coding sequence ATGCTATCATACGAAAAAATGGTTCGGGCCATGCGCGAAAAAGACAGCGGCTTTAACGGCCAATTCTATATCGGCGTACATTCGACCGGTATTTATTGCCTGCCGTCGTGCACGGCTCGAGCACCGCTCTTAAAAAATGTCCGCTTTTATCCGTCGCGCGAAGACGCTCTGTCTGCTGGTTTACGCGGTTGCAAACGATGCAAGTCTGACAAATATCCTGATGTTCTGCCTGATTGGGTCAAACGGCTCATCACATTCATGCGCGAGAATAAGACCATTCGTCTGACCGAACATGATCTGTCAGTTGCTTCAGGCGTCGATATAACGACAGTGCGAAGGCATTTCCGCGCACAACTTGAAATGACTCCGCTTGCGTTCCACCGCCGACAGAGGCTATTGAACGCGCAGGGACTGCTATCGGCTGGAAGCACTACCCTCGATGCCGCATACGAATCCGGCTACGAATCACCAAGCGGGTTCAACGCCGCATATAAAAAAGAATTTGGATTTTCGCCCGGGAGGTCTCATGCTCGATAA